A DNA window from Streptomyces parvus contains the following coding sequences:
- a CDS encoding metallopeptidase family protein gives MDSSVPPHPFEPRPRRRDRHGRGMRGPVAPPQVPLSASRGETFRDLVQDSVERLERRWPQLAEVDFVVLDVPGTPEEVVPLGSAVSAAKGRPAQIVVYRRPVEIRTKSRDERALLVHEVVVEQVAELLGLAPESVDPRYGQD, from the coding sequence ATGGACAGTTCCGTACCCCCCCACCCGTTCGAGCCGCGGCCCCGGCGCCGTGACCGTCATGGCCGCGGTATGCGCGGGCCGGTCGCACCACCGCAGGTGCCGCTGTCGGCCAGCCGGGGAGAGACCTTCCGTGATCTGGTCCAGGACTCGGTGGAGCGGCTGGAGCGGCGCTGGCCCCAGCTGGCCGAGGTCGACTTCGTCGTCCTCGATGTGCCCGGCACTCCGGAGGAGGTCGTTCCGCTCGGCAGCGCGGTCTCCGCGGCGAAGGGGCGGCCCGCGCAGATCGTCGTCTACCGGCGGCCCGTAGAGATCCGCACCAAGAGCCGCGACGAGCGCGCCCTGCTCGTGCACGAGGTCGTCGTCGAGCAGGTCGCCGAGCTGCTGGGGCTGGCCCCCGAGTCGGTCGACCCCCGGTACGGGCAGGACTGA
- a CDS encoding SIS domain-containing protein: MLDESLLDAPEALARADRRDLLRGAAEAGARVRTAVRHAAEAGIGGLAPEGRPRAVLVAGPGTAASGVADLIGALAGAAAPVTRIRPTGVAPAPGALRWALPGWAGSVDLLLIATADGSEPGLALLAEQAYRRGCTVVAVAPTRSPLREAVDGVHGLVVPMAAAPHGEYDAEASAAGPGTLWALLTPLLALLDRVGLVTATPEDLQKVADRLDRTAERCGPAIATYSNPAKTLAAELADSLPLLWTEGEAAGPVGRRFAAVLSELAGRPALTAQLPEALPSHGTLLAGDFAAGADPDDFFRDRVEEGETLRARVVLLRDRPGGLSAYPAARELALGHDTPVSELEPEEGGELEAVAELLAITDFAAVYLSLASAPQP, from the coding sequence ATGCTCGACGAGTCCTTGCTCGACGCCCCGGAAGCCCTGGCCCGAGCCGACCGCCGCGATCTGCTGCGTGGCGCAGCCGAGGCCGGCGCGCGGGTCCGTACCGCCGTCCGGCACGCCGCCGAGGCGGGCATCGGCGGCCTGGCCCCCGAGGGCCGCCCCCGCGCCGTCCTCGTCGCGGGCCCCGGCACCGCCGCCTCCGGGGTCGCCGACCTGATCGGCGCGCTGGCGGGCGCGGCCGCCCCCGTCACCCGCATTCGCCCCACGGGCGTCGCCCCCGCCCCCGGCGCCCTGCGCTGGGCCCTGCCCGGCTGGGCCGGATCCGTGGACCTGCTCCTCATCGCGACCGCCGACGGCTCCGAACCGGGCCTCGCCCTGCTCGCCGAGCAGGCCTACCGCCGCGGCTGCACCGTCGTCGCCGTCGCCCCCACCCGCTCACCGCTGCGCGAGGCGGTCGACGGGGTGCACGGCCTGGTCGTCCCGATGGCGGCCGCCCCGCACGGCGAGTACGACGCGGAGGCCTCGGCCGCCGGCCCCGGCACGCTGTGGGCGCTGCTCACACCTCTGCTGGCGCTCCTGGACCGGGTCGGCCTGGTGACCGCGACCCCCGAGGACCTGCAGAAGGTGGCGGACCGCCTGGACCGCACCGCGGAACGCTGCGGTCCGGCCATCGCCACGTACAGCAACCCGGCCAAGACGCTCGCCGCCGAACTCGCCGACAGCCTGCCGCTCCTGTGGACGGAGGGCGAGGCCGCGGGCCCGGTCGGCCGCCGCTTCGCCGCCGTACTGTCCGAACTGGCGGGCCGACCCGCTCTCACCGCACAGCTCCCCGAGGCGCTGCCCTCGCACGGCACGCTCCTGGCCGGGGACTTCGCGGCCGGCGCGGACCCCGACGACTTCTTCCGCGACCGGGTGGAGGAGGGCGAGACGCTGCGGGCCCGGGTCGTCCTGCTCCGGGACCGCCCAGGAGGCCTCAGCGCCTACCCGGCGGCCAGGGAACTGGCGCTCGGCCACGACACACCGGTCAGCGAGCTGGAGCCGGAGGAGGGCGGCGAACTGGAAGCAGTCGCCGAGCTGCTCGCGATCACCGACTTCGCGGCCGTCTACCTCTCGCTGGCGTCAGCGCCCCAGCCCTGA
- a CDS encoding phosphomannomutase/phosphoglucomutase codes for MVADLSQLVKAYDVRGVVPDQWDESLAELFGSAFVQVTAADAIVIGHDMRPTSPALAGAFARGAAARGADVTLIGLCSTDQLYYASGALDLPGAMFTASHNPAQYNGIKMCRAGAAPVGQDTGLAEIRTLVEQWSEGAPRPAAAPAPGTITERDTLTDYASHLLGLVDLTAIRPLKVVVDAGNGMGGHTVPTVFEGLPLDLVPMYFELDGTFPHHEANPLDPKNIVDLQARVLAEGADLGLAFDGDADRCFVVDERGAGVSPSAITALVAARELARNGGQGIVIHNLITSSSVPEVVRENGGTPVRTRVGHSFIKAEMAEHGAIFGGEHSAHYYFRDFWNADTGMLAALHVLAALGGQQKPLSELVAEYDRYTGSGEINSTVADQTASLTEVKKVYGTREDITFDDLDGLTVTAPDWWFNLRASNTEPLLRLNVEAGDEKTMTAVRDEVLALIRG; via the coding sequence GTGGTTGCTGATCTGTCGCAGCTCGTGAAGGCGTACGACGTGCGCGGAGTGGTGCCCGACCAGTGGGACGAGTCGCTGGCCGAACTCTTCGGATCCGCGTTCGTCCAGGTCACGGCCGCCGACGCGATCGTGATCGGCCACGACATGCGCCCGACCTCACCCGCCCTGGCCGGGGCGTTCGCGCGCGGAGCGGCGGCGCGGGGCGCGGACGTCACGCTCATCGGCCTCTGCTCGACGGACCAGCTCTACTACGCGTCGGGGGCGCTGGACCTCCCCGGGGCGATGTTCACGGCCTCGCACAACCCGGCGCAGTACAACGGCATCAAGATGTGCCGGGCGGGCGCGGCCCCGGTCGGCCAGGACACCGGCCTGGCCGAGATCCGCACGCTGGTCGAGCAGTGGTCGGAAGGCGCCCCGAGGCCGGCCGCCGCCCCGGCCCCCGGCACGATCACGGAACGCGACACCCTCACCGACTACGCGTCCCACCTCCTCGGCCTGGTCGACCTGACCGCGATCCGTCCCTTGAAGGTCGTGGTGGACGCGGGCAACGGCATGGGCGGCCACACGGTCCCCACGGTCTTCGAGGGCCTCCCGCTCGACCTCGTACCGATGTACTTCGAGCTGGACGGCACCTTCCCCCACCACGAGGCCAACCCCCTCGACCCCAAGAACATCGTCGACCTCCAGGCCCGCGTGCTCGCCGAGGGGGCCGACCTGGGCCTCGCCTTCGACGGCGACGCGGACCGCTGCTTCGTGGTCGACGAGCGGGGCGCGGGCGTGTCGCCGTCCGCGATCACGGCCCTGGTGGCCGCCCGCGAACTGGCCCGCAACGGCGGCCAGGGCATCGTGATCCACAACCTGATCACCTCCTCGTCCGTCCCCGAGGTGGTGCGCGAGAACGGCGGCACCCCCGTCCGCACCCGGGTCGGCCACTCGTTCATCAAGGCGGAGATGGCCGAGCACGGCGCGATCTTCGGCGGCGAGCACTCGGCGCACTACTACTTCCGCGACTTCTGGAACGCCGATACGGGCATGCTCGCCGCCCTCCACGTACTCGCCGCACTCGGCGGCCAGCAGAAGCCCCTCTCCGAGCTGGTCGCGGAGTACGACCGCTACACCGGCTCCGGCGAGATCAACTCCACCGTCGCCGACCAGACCGCCAGCCTGACCGAGGTCAAGAAGGTGTACGGCACCCGCGAGGACATCACCTTCGACGACCTGGACGGCCTCACGGTGACGGCCCCCGACTGGTGGTTCAACCTCCGAGCCTCGAACACGGAACCGCTGCTGCGCCTGAACGTGGAGGCGGGGGACGAAAAGACGATGACAGCGGTACGCGACGAGGTCCTGGCCTTGATCCGGGGCTGA
- a CDS encoding DUF3499 domain-containing protein encodes MSPVRRCSRTACGRPAVATLTYVYADSTAVLGPLATYAEPHCYDLCAEHSERLTAPRGWEVVRLSDGSAPAHPSGDDLEALANAVREAARPHDRGPDDGGRGRRSADPVEVARRGHLRVLRSPDS; translated from the coding sequence GTGAGCCCTGTACGTCGCTGTTCGCGCACCGCGTGCGGCCGCCCTGCCGTCGCGACACTGACGTACGTCTATGCCGATTCGACTGCGGTCCTCGGCCCGCTCGCCACCTACGCCGAGCCCCACTGCTACGACCTGTGCGCCGAACACAGTGAGCGGCTCACCGCGCCTCGGGGCTGGGAAGTGGTGCGGCTCTCCGACGGCTCCGCACCGGCGCACCCGAGCGGCGACGACCTCGAAGCACTGGCCAACGCGGTCCGCGAGGCGGCACGCCCGCACGACCGGGGCCCGGACGACGGAGGACGGGGCCGGCGCTCGGCCGACCCGGTGGAGGTGGCCCGCCGGGGCCACCTGAGGGTGCTGCGCTCCCCGGACTCCTGA
- a CDS encoding Trm112 family protein, with product MALEAGLLEILACPACHSPLDDRSAADTPELVCTGDDCGLAYPVRDGIPVLLVDEARRPA from the coding sequence ATGGCGCTCGAAGCCGGCCTCCTGGAAATCCTGGCCTGCCCGGCCTGCCACTCCCCGCTCGACGACCGTTCGGCGGCCGACACCCCCGAACTGGTCTGCACGGGCGACGACTGCGGCCTGGCCTACCCGGTCCGGGACGGCATCCCGGTCCTTCTCGTCGACGAGGCCCGCCGCCCCGCCTGA